DNA sequence from the bacterium genome:
ACGGCCATCACCCACCGCTTCATCGGGTCGCCGGGACAGAAGAGGCCGTCCTCGCAAAGGGTGTCCTCGAACAGGCCCATCTCCGCGAGGGCGTTGATGGCAGGCTCGCGCACGTCGCCCTCCGGCACGTCGGAGAACCCCCCGGCGGCATCGGTGGTGGCCGGCGCCGGGGCAGTCACGGCGACCACCAGCGCGAGCGCGACCAACCCCACCAGGGCCGGCCGGCGCCGGCTGAGGGAGGCGGAACGCTCGGCTGCTGTCACTGATTCTCCCCGGTCTTCGGGACCCGGCTCATGATACTTCCCACCGGCCCCAATTGACCCATGGGCGAATAATGGCAGGTCTCGAATCACAGGGCGCATGACGCCTCCGAGGCTCCGTGACCGCCGATCCCGGCTCCTGCCGGGTGCAACCATCGGTCCTGACTCTCCACGGCGGCGCGATAGACTCCGGCCGATGGGGAGGATGGTCGTGATCAGGCACACCCACGAGTCCCTGGGCAGGCTGGCCGAGCGCCTGGAGCATGCCGGGATGGAGTGGGAGGAGATCATTGTGATCGACGGGGACCCGCTCCCGCCGGCCGACGACGTGGACGTCCTGGTGATGACGGGCGGCCGCATGGGCGCCTACGACACGGAAGAGTTTCCCTACCTGGTCGACGAGATGCGCCTGGTGCGCGAGCTGGTGGTGCGGGACGTTCCCGTGCTGGTGATATGCCTCGGCGCGCAACTGCTGGCCGCCGCACTGGGGGGTAAGGCCTATCTGGCCGACCGTCCCGAGGTCGGCGCGGTCCCGGTGAAGCTCACCGAAGCCGGTTACCAACACCCGGTGGTGTCGAAGGTGGCCGGACGGAGGGTGTTCGAGATGCACCAGGACACGTTCGACCTGCCTCCCGGCAGCGTGCTGCTGGCCCGGTCCGACCGGTATCCCCAAGCCTTCGAACTGGGGTCGGCGCTGGCCATCCAGTTCCATCCCGAGGCCCACAACTCCGCGGCCAACAAGTGGGCCAACCACGGCGCCCGCTGGATGGTGGAGCGGGCGGGCAGCAACCCCGAGGAGTTCACAGCCGGCATGGAGGACGCCCGGGCGGAGCTGAACGAGGGTTCCTACCAGCTGTTCGACGCGTGGATCGCCGGCCTGGGCGAGTAAGGGGAGAAAACGCCCTGCCCGATAGGCCGATCCGGCGGGA
Encoded proteins:
- a CDS encoding S-layer homology domain-containing protein, with translation MTAAERSASLSRRRPALVGLVALALVVAVTAPAPATTDAAGGFSDVPEGDVREPAINALAEMGLFEDTLCEDGLFCPGDPMKRWVMAVWLIRALGGEVTTTGSSRFADVDAASWWSPYVEELADRGITKGCRTEPLLRYCPDGTVTRAEMASFLV
- a CDS encoding type 1 glutamine amidotransferase; the protein is MIRHTHESLGRLAERLEHAGMEWEEIIVIDGDPLPPADDVDVLVMTGGRMGAYDTEEFPYLVDEMRLVRELVVRDVPVLVICLGAQLLAAALGGKAYLADRPEVGAVPVKLTEAGYQHPVVSKVAGRRVFEMHQDTFDLPPGSVLLARSDRYPQAFELGSALAIQFHPEAHNSAANKWANHGARWMVERAGSNPEEFTAGMEDARAELNEGSYQLFDAWIAGLGE